A window of the Acidimicrobiales bacterium genome harbors these coding sequences:
- the tcuA gene encoding FAD-dependent tricarballylate dehydrogenase TcuA gives MNDTPTTHHADVIVVGGGNAGFSAAHAAAERGRTTVLLEKGAFDMSGGNSFYTAGATRIDHDGLDDLIDFIEPDDRHAVTEVPPYSSDEFAADLAKVTEGRNDAAMTEVLVTQAQATMRWLHGLGLKYRLMYERQAYERPDGTYLFWGGLHVGNVDGGQGLMADHTRVAERLGTQIRYGTAATNLVVEDGRVVGVETTSPDGPEVWRAESVVLAAGGFEANPVWRKEHLGDGWERAKVRGTPYNTGDMLAAALAIGAAKAGDWSTAHSVQWDALCPDNESNRELTNRLTRQSYPLGIIVNAEGDRFVDEGADFRNYTYAKYGRHILEQPDSIAYQLFDATLRPMLRTEEYDMPGISVEVADTIEGLSERIGVPAHALHTTVEQFNASIDRARPLDPTIKDGRRADVVPPKSHWSTPIEVPPFYAYPVTCAITFTFGGLRGDTDGRVLDEAGQPIAGLFACGEMLGGLFSGNYPGGSGLTAGMVFGRRAGSIA, from the coding sequence GTGAACGACACGCCAACCACCCACCATGCCGATGTGATCGTCGTCGGTGGCGGCAACGCCGGCTTCAGTGCCGCCCACGCCGCCGCCGAGCGGGGCCGCACCACGGTGCTGCTCGAGAAGGGCGCGTTCGACATGTCGGGCGGGAACAGCTTCTACACCGCCGGCGCCACCCGGATCGACCACGACGGTCTCGACGATCTGATCGACTTCATCGAACCCGACGATCGACACGCCGTCACGGAGGTTCCGCCCTACTCGTCGGACGAGTTTGCTGCCGACCTGGCCAAGGTCACCGAGGGCCGCAACGATGCGGCGATGACCGAAGTGCTCGTCACCCAGGCCCAGGCCACGATGCGCTGGCTCCACGGACTCGGGCTGAAGTACCGACTCATGTACGAGCGGCAGGCCTACGAGCGGCCCGACGGCACCTACCTGTTCTGGGGCGGGCTGCATGTCGGCAACGTCGACGGTGGTCAGGGTCTGATGGCCGACCACACTCGGGTTGCCGAGCGACTCGGCACCCAGATCCGCTACGGCACCGCCGCCACCAATCTGGTCGTCGAGGACGGGCGAGTGGTCGGTGTCGAGACCACCTCGCCCGATGGCCCCGAGGTCTGGCGAGCCGAGTCGGTGGTCCTCGCCGCCGGCGGCTTCGAGGCCAATCCCGTGTGGCGCAAGGAGCACCTCGGCGATGGCTGGGAGCGGGCGAAAGTTCGCGGCACGCCCTACAACACCGGCGACATGCTCGCGGCGGCGCTGGCGATCGGGGCGGCAAAGGCCGGCGATTGGTCGACGGCGCACAGCGTCCAGTGGGATGCCCTGTGCCCCGACAACGAGAGCAATCGCGAGCTCACCAACCGCCTCACGCGCCAGAGCTATCCGCTCGGCATCATCGTGAATGCCGAGGGCGATCGATTCGTCGACGAGGGCGCGGACTTCCGCAACTACACCTACGCCAAGTACGGCCGGCACATCCTCGAACAACCGGATTCGATCGCCTACCAGCTCTTCGATGCGACGCTGCGACCCATGCTGCGCACCGAGGAGTACGACATGCCGGGCATCTCGGTCGAGGTCGCCGACACGATCGAAGGACTCTCCGAGCGGATCGGCGTGCCGGCACATGCGCTCCACACGACGGTCGAGCAGTTCAACGCCTCGATCGATCGGGCCCGGCCACTCGACCCCACCATCAAGGACGGTCGGCGGGCCGACGTCGTGCCGCCCAAGAGCCACTGGTCGACCCCGATCGAGGTCCCTCCGTTCTATGCCTACCCCGTCACGTGTGCCATCACGTTCACCTTCGGTGGACTTCGGGGTGACACCGATGGGCGGGTGCTCGACGAAGCAGGTCAGCCCATCGCGGGCCTCTTCGCCTGTGGCGAAATGCTGGGCGGTCTCTTCAGTGGCAACTATCCGGGCGGTTCGGGTCTCACCGCAGGGATGGTGTTCGGCCGTCGTGCCGGCTCGATCGCCTGA
- a CDS encoding sensor domain-containing diguanylate cyclase, which produces MFDAAPRASSDRLISESAILDALPLTLIVFDEAGTITYATPRMANLLNPSGLVDDVDVERDVLGRNILEFVHPADAEFAAQLITFGTALDRQLLGPMRLRYLTAWGQERYSELWAENRLDHPGIRGHMVIVTEETSHHHFTEAVTQVAEQGDLRVVIDSVVNAMAGHPMEGRGLLLERASNGTISALSTTDLPSSALSTLAPLWTESVDRVHGIAHIEEHDFGPEIASAWRGLGVRGAWAVAARHDDRDLLLVCLRSRPGVASPNQILHLRQAISVFRLAFTQESQRRQLEHLAYHDALTGLFNRAFLYGEVANHSLDDAAVLFVDLDGFKAINDRHGHDVGDQLLRRVAEVIMANVRTDDTVARIGGDEFVVVCPHTTDPEAMQALADRLISEIAAIDRIGNSRLTIGASVGIVYHRRHIDFDALISEADAALYLAKAKGRGRWWMAPVE; this is translated from the coding sequence ATGTTCGACGCGGCACCGAGAGCGAGTTCCGATCGGCTGATCAGCGAATCGGCCATCCTCGACGCGCTCCCGCTGACGTTGATCGTGTTCGACGAAGCCGGCACGATCACCTACGCCACGCCCCGCATGGCGAACTTGTTGAACCCATCGGGTCTCGTCGACGACGTCGACGTCGAGCGTGATGTCCTCGGTCGCAACATCCTCGAATTCGTCCACCCCGCCGACGCCGAGTTCGCAGCTCAGCTGATCACCTTTGGCACCGCTCTCGACCGCCAACTCCTCGGCCCGATGCGTTTGCGCTACCTGACGGCCTGGGGCCAGGAGCGCTACAGCGAACTCTGGGCCGAGAACCGCCTCGATCACCCAGGCATCCGCGGCCACATGGTCATCGTGACCGAGGAGACCAGCCACCATCACTTCACCGAGGCCGTCACCCAGGTCGCCGAACAGGGTGACCTCCGGGTTGTGATCGACTCGGTCGTCAATGCGATGGCCGGGCATCCGATGGAGGGCCGCGGCCTACTGCTCGAGCGAGCGTCGAACGGCACGATCTCGGCGCTTTCCACCACCGACCTTCCGTCATCCGCCTTGAGCACGCTCGCACCGCTGTGGACCGAATCGGTCGATCGAGTGCACGGCATCGCCCACATCGAGGAACACGACTTCGGACCGGAGATCGCATCAGCATGGCGCGGCCTCGGTGTCCGGGGCGCGTGGGCGGTCGCCGCTCGGCACGATGACCGGGACCTCCTACTGGTGTGTCTGCGATCCCGCCCCGGGGTGGCGAGTCCCAACCAGATCCTGCACCTTCGACAGGCGATCTCCGTGTTCCGTCTCGCGTTCACCCAGGAGTCCCAGCGCCGCCAGCTCGAGCACCTGGCCTATCACGACGCCCTCACCGGTCTGTTCAACCGGGCCTTCCTCTACGGCGAGGTCGCCAACCATTCACTCGACGACGCGGCCGTGCTGTTCGTCGACCTCGACGGATTCAAGGCCATCAACGACCGCCATGGCCACGATGTTGGGGACCAGCTCCTGCGGCGAGTCGCCGAGGTGATCATGGCGAACGTGCGCACCGACGACACCGTCGCCCGCATTGGTGGCGACGAGTTCGTCGTGGTCTGCCCCCACACCACGGATCCCGAGGCGATGCAGGCGTTGGCCGACCGACTGATCAGCGAGATCGCAGCCATCGACCGCATCGGCAACAGCCGCCTCACGATCGGCGCCAGCGTCGGCATCGTGTATCACCGTCGCCACATCGATTTCGACGCCCTGATCAGCGAGGCGGACGCGGCGCTGTATCTGGCCAAGGCCAAGGGTCGGGGCCGCTGGTGGATGGCCCCGGTCGAGTAG
- a CDS encoding N-acyl homoserine lactonase family protein, which yields MSRVDHGVYALQYARRTASTRGEHFYGHDADCGGPYPIDYFVWAICRPDDVVFVDGGFTREVAAQRGNRDYLADPVNLLGLLGRGPDEVSHLVLSHLHYDHTGHVDAFPNATIHLQQRELDFWTGPLAHRGVHSHLHESSDVAAVTRLAAEGRVTIHDGDAVIDSGVSLHLVGGHTAGLQVVAVYTIDGPVVLASDATHFYENIEHDKPYAIVTDLPAMYTAFDRLRELAGDDGVVVPGHDPRIRDRHPTMIGTGGLVTILSESSCR from the coding sequence ATGAGTCGGGTGGACCACGGTGTCTACGCCCTGCAATACGCCCGACGGACAGCATCGACCCGAGGCGAGCACTTCTACGGACACGATGCCGACTGTGGCGGGCCGTACCCCATCGACTATTTCGTCTGGGCGATCTGCCGACCTGACGACGTCGTGTTCGTCGACGGTGGTTTCACCCGTGAGGTCGCTGCCCAACGGGGTAACCGTGACTACCTCGCCGACCCGGTCAACCTGCTGGGCCTGCTCGGCCGCGGGCCCGACGAGGTGTCACACCTCGTGCTCTCCCACCTTCACTACGACCACACCGGGCACGTCGACGCGTTCCCCAACGCCACCATCCACCTGCAGCAGCGCGAGCTCGACTTCTGGACCGGCCCGCTCGCCCACCGGGGTGTCCATTCCCACCTCCACGAATCGAGCGACGTCGCCGCGGTCACCCGGCTCGCCGCCGAGGGCCGAGTGACGATCCACGACGGCGACGCCGTCATCGACAGTGGTGTTTCGCTGCACCTGGTCGGAGGCCACACCGCCGGCCTCCAAGTCGTTGCCGTGTACACCATCGATGGCCCCGTCGTGCTGGCCTCGGACGCCACCCACTTCTACGAGAACATCGAGCACGACAAGCCCTACGCGATCGTCACCGACCTGCCGGCCATGTACACCGCGTTCGATCGGCTTCGTGAACTCGCCGGCGACGACGGTGTGGTCGTGCCCGGCCACGATCCTCGTATCCGTGACCGCCACCCGACCATGATTGGCACCGGCGGCCTCGTCACGATCCTCAGCGAAAGCAGTTGCCGGTGA